One stretch of Pandoraea oxalativorans DNA includes these proteins:
- a CDS encoding ISL3 family transposase: MLDRKLLESLGGWQGYAVERVEWPEGTGRTLSIYLKPTAKVMLCEQCGARCRQVHETTVRRVRDLPLFEYRVVLHVPRRRLLCEQCGGPRLERLTWLGRYQRVTDRLAAACSQLLQSSNVQAVARFFELGWHTVKTLDKARLRASVREPDWSRIEYLVMDEFALHKGHRYATVVVDPISRQVLWIGPGRSRETARAFFEQLPRGVAQRIKAVAIDMTTAYELEIQAHCPRAEIVYDLFHVVAKYGREVIDRVRVDQANQLRQDRPARRVIKSSRWLLLRNRDKLDRQQAVRLDELLQANQPLLTVYVLRDELKRLWFYRRPAWAKQAWHHWCEQAEQSGIAPLNTFAQRLKGYLHGILARCRHRLNTSIVEGINNTIKVIKRRAYGYRDQEYFFLKIRAAFPGNAQ; this comes from the coding sequence ATGCTGGATCGCAAGCTGCTGGAGTCGCTGGGAGGCTGGCAGGGCTATGCCGTCGAACGCGTGGAGTGGCCCGAGGGCACAGGGCGCACGCTGTCGATCTATTTGAAGCCAACCGCCAAGGTGATGCTGTGCGAGCAGTGCGGCGCACGATGTCGCCAGGTCCATGAGACCACGGTGCGCCGGGTGCGAGATCTGCCGTTATTTGAGTACCGGGTTGTTCTTCATGTTCCACGCCGGCGCTTGTTGTGTGAGCAATGCGGTGGCCCGCGCCTGGAGCGGCTTACTTGGCTGGGTCGCTACCAGCGGGTGACGGATCGGCTTGCGGCGGCCTGCAGCCAATTGCTGCAATCGAGCAACGTGCAGGCGGTGGCGAGGTTCTTCGAGCTGGGTTGGCATACCGTCAAGACGCTGGACAAGGCCCGGCTCCGAGCGTCAGTGCGCGAACCGGATTGGTCCAGGATCGAGTATTTAGTGATGGACGAGTTCGCCCTGCATAAAGGGCATCGGTACGCGACGGTAGTCGTCGATCCGATCAGCAGGCAGGTGCTGTGGATCGGCCCAGGACGCTCACGCGAGACGGCTCGGGCGTTCTTCGAGCAATTGCCGCGTGGGGTCGCCCAACGCATCAAGGCCGTAGCCATCGACATGACTACGGCCTACGAGTTAGAAATCCAGGCCCACTGCCCACGGGCGGAGATCGTCTATGACTTGTTCCATGTCGTGGCCAAGTACGGACGAGAGGTCATTGATCGGGTGCGCGTGGATCAGGCCAACCAACTGCGCCAGGACCGTCCCGCGCGCCGGGTCATCAAATCGAGCCGCTGGCTGTTATTGCGCAACCGCGACAAGCTAGACCGGCAGCAGGCCGTCCGGCTCGACGAATTGCTGCAAGCCAACCAGCCGCTGCTGACGGTCTATGTCCTGAGGGACGAACTCAAGCGGCTCTGGTTCTACCGAAGACCTGCCTGGGCAAAACAAGCCTGGCACCACTGGTGCGAGCAGGCCGAGCAAAGCGGAATAGCCCCCTTGAACACCTTCGCTCAGCGTCTGAAAGGCTATCTGCATGGCATCCTGGCCAGATGCCGACATCGTCTAAACACCAGCATCGTTGAGGGCATTAACAACACTATCAAGGTCATTAAGCGGCGCGCCTACGGCTACCGAGACCAGGAATACTTCTTCCTCAAAATCCGCGCCGCCTTCCCCGGTAATGCTCAATGA
- a CDS encoding translocation/assembly module TamB domain-containing protein has protein sequence MMKMLLDTLMPTTAMIHVRSVGQRGQRGHGAPDAGREPTEPAEPTLVHPGVQGTDGGGSAPPGNASTPPPPPRRRRWGRALAGIVLALLLILVLAIGALVWAMSSERGSRWLWQTAVSTLGGKLAGEWRSGSVLHGFTLNDMRYVDGATRITVSRLESRWNLGLSPLHFTVDKLHAGDVDLAFAPSPPSNTPTTMPTSLRLPLGLTLNDVRVAKLTLHSPALVLEDIRVAGRSDGTQHTVQIGHLGTPYGEALANLQLNGQRPFALNGNVGLQAKAGEIPVALKADLSGSLDALVVDLTASGEKLNGTAHIAASPFGPVPLSRAQIALDHVNPRDFAPGAPQADLAVQADLRPQPGAKEFRVLGPVSVTNAKPGAIDAGWLPVDSLRTQVLLDATRQAFTGIELKLAGRAVLTGSGELRREKVSVTASAPAPATPATSSASVASTASAAAGANDTTADAEASVGGFAFTMRDLDLRALYGKLPATKLGGPLDVKLDANGQRIALDWRDAARRVLADVGLDAKGTTIHALSLDAGHGKVAATGVLENGDTGAYKAQIRLTRFDPAAWYDLYGPQKPGAKTPVASVTGLFDAQGALRPDFGLALKFALQDSVYADLPMSGAGTVKLAGTRLLPSDANLLVAGNKVVLRGSFGAPGDKMAVNVDAPSLDKLGFGLAGRLQLDGQVSGTMERPVVAATLAADNLVFGAQKLAHLAGKVDVSGGFPGVAGDRLNVTLDGQGFAGSVARLDKLSLALAGTRGAHTLHLKAAGKLREAPLDMNLDASGAVTNTGGKPGWKGTIQTLENRGVPKLGLASPWQIEASAQRVHLGAAKLVTGAGALSLANFDYGGGQLKTAGTIDTLDVAQVLRVVHSFTGEVPPIASDLVLDGKWNVSAGQRADGFVEIVRRSGDVTLRRSGVNDHVKVTVTGVPGLSAEKGGVGARVPLGISELRTRIDLSGQSARTTLKAVSSLVGTLDADVQTGLRVQDGIPEVPDDAPLTGRIAVAIPNLSKFEDLAGAQFAFKGRANLQVALAGTVAKPRPTGELTADDLSVQMFDTGVSVKDGKMRIALMPTEIVLRDVVVTGGGGGTARATGNIRLDTPEPTLAITLAADKLQLFAAPDRQLSLTGEAKATGSGESMAVNGSFTVDRARFALPPTTAPKLSDDVVVVRGGAQARAKPLDPKEEAARISEKPASQFSPHINVEVNLGRDFRFVGAGADLLLRGSMRVQSDPLTPMRGTGTITVAEGTYEAFDRKLAIERGQINFVGPLGNPDIYIQAMRRNQEVAAGVLVTGTVRQPRVTLVSEPNVSDEEKLSWLMFGHGPDGAGLGQRQAMAGAATALLGATGGKRIIKDLGIDEFSIGTSDSGLADDEQVVKLGKAISDNFSLGYEQSLTSAASIVKITWQVSRRWQLALRTGSLSGFDVLFNRRFD, from the coding sequence ATGATGAAGATGCTGCTCGATACGCTGATGCCGACGACCGCCATGATCCATGTTCGCAGTGTGGGGCAACGGGGGCAGCGGGGCCACGGCGCACCGGACGCCGGACGCGAACCCACGGAACCCGCGGAACCCACTTTAGTGCACCCCGGCGTGCAGGGCACGGACGGTGGTGGTAGCGCGCCGCCGGGTAACGCGTCGACACCACCGCCGCCGCCACGGCGCCGACGCTGGGGACGCGCGCTCGCGGGCATCGTCCTCGCGCTGCTGCTGATCCTCGTACTGGCCATCGGCGCGTTGGTGTGGGCGATGTCGAGCGAGCGCGGCAGCCGCTGGCTATGGCAGACGGCCGTCTCCACGCTCGGCGGTAAGCTCGCTGGCGAATGGCGCAGCGGCAGCGTGTTGCACGGTTTCACGCTCAACGACATGCGCTACGTGGATGGTGCGACCCGCATCACCGTCAGCCGACTCGAAAGCCGCTGGAATCTCGGCCTGAGTCCGCTGCATTTCACCGTCGACAAGCTCCATGCGGGGGATGTGGATCTGGCTTTCGCGCCGTCGCCGCCGTCGAACACGCCAACGACGATGCCGACAAGCCTGCGCCTGCCGTTGGGATTGACGCTGAACGACGTGCGCGTGGCGAAGCTCACGCTGCACTCGCCTGCACTCGTGCTCGAAGACATTCGCGTCGCAGGTCGAAGCGACGGCACGCAGCACACGGTGCAGATCGGGCATCTCGGCACGCCGTATGGCGAAGCGCTGGCCAATCTGCAACTGAACGGGCAGCGGCCGTTTGCACTGAACGGCAACGTTGGATTGCAGGCGAAGGCGGGTGAGATTCCCGTCGCGCTCAAGGCCGATTTGTCCGGCTCGCTCGACGCTCTTGTCGTCGACCTGACGGCAAGCGGCGAGAAGCTGAACGGGACGGCGCACATCGCTGCGTCGCCGTTCGGTCCGGTGCCGCTCTCGCGCGCGCAGATTGCGCTCGATCACGTCAACCCGCGCGATTTCGCACCGGGCGCGCCGCAGGCGGACCTCGCCGTGCAGGCCGACTTGCGGCCGCAACCGGGGGCCAAGGAATTCCGCGTGCTGGGGCCGGTGTCGGTGACCAACGCGAAGCCCGGCGCGATCGATGCAGGTTGGCTACCGGTGGACAGTTTGCGCACGCAAGTGTTGCTGGATGCGACGCGTCAGGCATTCACGGGTATCGAGTTGAAACTCGCAGGTCGCGCCGTGCTGACCGGTAGCGGCGAGTTGCGACGCGAGAAGGTGTCGGTGACGGCAAGCGCACCCGCGCCTGCAACCCCGGCGACGTCTTCCGCAAGCGTAGCCAGTACCGCAAGCGCTGCTGCGGGCGCGAACGACACCACGGCCGATGCCGAAGCGAGCGTCGGCGGCTTCGCTTTCACGATGCGCGACCTCGACCTGCGCGCGCTGTACGGCAAGCTGCCCGCGACGAAGCTGGGCGGCCCGCTCGACGTCAAGCTCGACGCGAACGGCCAGCGCATCGCGCTCGACTGGCGCGACGCGGCCCGCCGAGTCCTCGCCGACGTCGGTCTCGACGCAAAGGGCACCACGATTCATGCGCTGTCGCTCGATGCGGGACACGGCAAGGTCGCCGCGACAGGCGTGCTGGAAAATGGCGACACAGGTGCTTACAAGGCACAGATCAGGCTGACGCGTTTCGATCCTGCCGCCTGGTACGACCTTTACGGTCCGCAAAAGCCTGGGGCAAAGACCCCGGTCGCCAGCGTCACCGGTCTGTTCGATGCACAGGGCGCGTTGCGCCCCGATTTCGGTCTGGCGCTGAAGTTCGCATTGCAGGACAGCGTCTATGCCGACTTGCCGATGAGCGGTGCAGGCACGGTGAAGCTGGCGGGCACGCGCTTGTTGCCGAGCGATGCGAACCTGCTCGTGGCGGGGAACAAGGTCGTCTTGCGCGGCAGCTTCGGTGCGCCCGGCGACAAGATGGCAGTAAACGTCGACGCGCCGTCGCTCGACAAGCTGGGCTTCGGTCTGGCAGGCCGTCTGCAACTGGACGGTCAGGTCTCGGGCACGATGGAGCGTCCAGTGGTTGCCGCAACCCTTGCCGCCGACAACCTCGTGTTCGGCGCGCAAAAGCTGGCGCATCTGGCCGGTAAGGTGGATGTCAGCGGCGGTTTCCCCGGCGTCGCGGGCGACCGTCTGAACGTGACGCTCGATGGGCAGGGCTTCGCCGGCAGCGTCGCGCGACTCGACAAGCTGTCGCTGGCGTTAGCGGGCACGCGCGGTGCGCACACACTGCACCTGAAGGCGGCTGGGAAGTTGCGCGAAGCACCGCTTGACATGAATCTCGACGCTTCGGGGGCCGTGACCAACACCGGCGGCAAGCCGGGGTGGAAGGGCACGATCCAGACGCTCGAAAATCGTGGCGTGCCGAAGCTGGGTCTCGCCTCGCCCTGGCAGATCGAAGCGAGCGCGCAGCGCGTGCATCTCGGTGCGGCGAAGCTTGTGACGGGGGCCGGTGCGCTCTCGCTCGCGAACTTCGATTACGGCGGGGGGCAACTGAAGACAGCGGGCACGATCGACACGCTGGACGTCGCGCAGGTGCTGCGTGTCGTGCATTCGTTCACCGGCGAGGTGCCGCCGATTGCCAGCGACCTCGTGCTCGACGGCAAGTGGAATGTAAGCGCCGGTCAGCGCGCGGACGGCTTCGTGGAAATCGTGCGTCGCAGCGGCGATGTCACGCTGCGTCGCAGTGGCGTGAACGATCACGTCAAGGTGACGGTAACAGGTGTCCCCGGCCTGAGCGCAGAGAAGGGCGGGGTGGGCGCGCGCGTGCCGCTTGGCATCTCCGAGTTGCGCACGCGTATCGATCTGTCGGGGCAGTCGGCGCGCACGACGCTCAAGGCCGTGTCCTCGCTGGTCGGCACGCTCGACGCCGATGTGCAAACCGGACTGCGCGTGCAGGACGGCATTCCGGAGGTACCGGACGATGCGCCGCTCACCGGCCGTATCGCCGTCGCCATTCCGAATCTCTCCAAGTTCGAAGACCTCGCCGGTGCACAGTTCGCCTTCAAGGGCCGAGCCAACTTGCAGGTGGCGCTGGCGGGCACGGTGGCAAAGCCGCGTCCGACCGGGGAACTGACGGCCGACGATCTTTCGGTACAGATGTTCGACACGGGCGTGAGCGTGAAGGACGGCAAGATGCGCATCGCGCTTATGCCGACCGAGATCGTGCTGCGCGACGTGGTCGTGACCGGCGGTGGCGGAGGCACGGCGCGCGCGACGGGCAATATCCGTCTCGACACACCGGAGCCGACGCTCGCTATCACACTCGCCGCGGACAAATTACAGTTGTTCGCCGCACCGGACCGTCAGTTGTCGCTCACGGGCGAGGCCAAGGCCACGGGCAGCGGCGAATCGATGGCCGTGAACGGCAGCTTCACCGTGGACCGCGCGCGTTTCGCGTTGCCGCCCACGACCGCGCCGAAGTTGAGCGACGACGTCGTGGTTGTGCGCGGCGGCGCTCAGGCACGGGCCAAGCCGCTCGATCCGAAGGAGGAGGCGGCGCGCATCAGCGAGAAGCCAGCCAGTCAGTTCTCGCCGCACATCAACGTCGAAGTGAATCTGGGCCGCGACTTCCGCTTCGTGGGCGCCGGCGCCGACCTGCTGTTGCGCGGCAGTATGCGCGTGCAAAGCGATCCCCTCACACCGATGCGCGGCACCGGCACGATCACGGTGGCGGAAGGCACGTACGAAGCGTTTGACCGCAAGCTGGCCATCGAGCGAGGGCAGATCAATTTCGTCGGCCCGCTGGGCAACCCGGACATCTACATTCAGGCGATGCGCCGCAATCAGGAAGTGGCGGCCGGCGTGTTGGTGACGGGCACGGTGCGTCAGCCGCGCGTGACGCTCGTCTCCGAGCCGAATGTGTCCGACGAAGAGAAGCTGTCGTGGCTGATGTTCGGGCATGGGCCGGATGGCGCAGGACTCGGCCAGCGTCAGGCGATGGCGGGGGCGGCTACGGCGCTGCTCGGTGCCACGGGCGGCAAGCGCATCATCAAGGATCTGGGGATCGACGAGTTCAGTATCGGCACCAGCGATTCCGGGCTGGCGGACGACGAGCAGGTCGTCAAGCTCGGCAAGGCGATCTCGGACAACTTCTCGTTGGGATACGAACAAAGTCTGACAAGTGCTGCGAGTATCGTAAAAATCACGTGGCAGGTGTCGCGCCGCTGGCAACTGGCGCTGCGCACCGGTTCGCTGTCCGGCTTCGACGTGCTCTTTAACCGGCGCTTCGACTGA
- a CDS encoding DUF6356 family protein, producing MKIFTQHPASVSENYLQHMGTSMSFALPLFGACLACFVHAALPFMFEKTGSRIITRLHDRMVTHRDRRTGRQTQSPQATR from the coding sequence ATGAAAATCTTCACTCAACACCCTGCCTCAGTCAGCGAAAACTACCTCCAGCATATGGGGACATCGATGTCGTTCGCCCTGCCCCTGTTCGGCGCATGCCTTGCGTGCTTCGTCCATGCGGCGCTGCCGTTCATGTTCGAGAAGACCGGCAGCCGGATCATCACGCGTTTGCACGACCGGATGGTGACGCATCGCGATCGCCGCACGGGTCGTCAGACGCAATCGCCTCAGGCAACTCGGTAA
- the metG gene encoding methionine--tRNA ligase, with protein MSRRILVTSALPYANGQIHIGHLVEYIQTDIWVRFMRMQGHEVYYVGADDTHGTPVMLRAEKEGLTPKQLIERVWTEHKRDFDSFNISFDNYYSTDSEENRELSENVYLALKEQGLIEARDIEQAYDPVKEMFLPDRFIKGECPKCGAKDQYGDSCEVCGSTYAPTDLLNPYSVVSGATPIRKTSTHYFFKLSDKRCEQFLRKWVSGLAQPEAANKMKEWLGEDGESTLADWDISRDAPYFGFEIPGAPGKYFYVWLDAPVGYYASFKNLCAKRGLNFNEWVKPGSTTEQYHFIGKDIMYFHTLFWPAMLEFSGHRTPTNVYAHGFLTVDGQKMSKSRGTFITAQSFIDTGLNPEWLRYYIGAKLGNTMEDLDLNLDDFIARVNSDLVGKYVNIASRAAGFLIKRFDGRVSADAMNAPLLAQVRAAAPQIAAYYEGREFGKALRLVMEQADAINGYVDTVKPWDLAKDPAQAAALHEACSVCLEAFRLLTLYLKPVLPTTSQAVEQFLNIAPQTWQDVNRPLTADAAINAYKHLMTRVEGKQVEALLAANRDSLQATAPAADAAAAKGKDKAAKSEKSEKADKASEKADDGIITIDDFARIDLRIARIVDCKAVEGSDKLLQLTLDVGEAQTRNVFSGIKSAYPQPEVLVGKLTVMVANLAPRKMKFGMSEGMVLAASAADGKAEPGIYILEPHNGAKPGMRVK; from the coding sequence ATGTCCCGCCGCATTCTTGTCACATCCGCACTGCCGTACGCCAATGGCCAGATTCACATCGGTCACCTGGTGGAATACATCCAGACCGACATCTGGGTACGGTTCATGCGAATGCAGGGCCATGAGGTCTACTACGTTGGCGCGGACGATACGCACGGCACGCCGGTCATGCTGCGCGCCGAAAAGGAAGGCCTCACGCCCAAGCAACTGATCGAGCGCGTGTGGACGGAACACAAGCGCGACTTCGACAGCTTCAACATCTCGTTCGACAACTACTATTCGACGGACTCGGAAGAGAACCGCGAATTGTCCGAAAACGTCTATCTCGCCCTGAAGGAACAGGGCCTGATCGAGGCGCGCGACATCGAACAGGCGTACGACCCGGTCAAGGAGATGTTCCTGCCGGACCGCTTCATCAAGGGCGAATGCCCGAAGTGCGGCGCGAAGGACCAGTACGGCGATTCGTGCGAAGTCTGCGGCTCGACCTACGCGCCGACCGACCTGCTCAATCCGTACTCGGTCGTCTCGGGCGCCACGCCGATTCGCAAGACGTCGACGCACTACTTCTTCAAGCTCTCGGACAAGCGCTGCGAGCAGTTCCTGCGCAAGTGGGTGTCGGGCCTCGCCCAACCCGAAGCGGCGAACAAGATGAAGGAGTGGCTCGGTGAAGATGGCGAGTCGACGCTCGCAGACTGGGACATTTCGCGCGATGCGCCCTACTTCGGCTTCGAGATTCCGGGCGCGCCGGGCAAGTATTTTTATGTGTGGCTCGACGCACCGGTCGGCTACTACGCCAGCTTCAAGAATCTGTGCGCCAAGCGCGGTCTGAACTTCAACGAATGGGTCAAGCCCGGTTCCACGACCGAGCAGTACCACTTCATCGGCAAGGACATCATGTACTTCCACACGCTGTTCTGGCCGGCGATGCTCGAATTCTCGGGCCATCGCACGCCGACCAACGTGTACGCCCACGGCTTCCTGACCGTGGACGGCCAGAAGATGTCGAAGTCGCGCGGCACGTTCATCACGGCCCAAAGCTTCATCGATACGGGGCTGAATCCGGAGTGGCTGCGTTATTACATCGGCGCCAAGCTCGGCAATACGATGGAGGACCTCGACCTGAACCTCGATGACTTCATCGCCCGGGTGAACAGCGATCTGGTCGGCAAGTACGTAAACATCGCCAGCCGTGCCGCGGGCTTCCTGATCAAGCGTTTCGACGGCCGTGTCTCGGCGGACGCCATGAACGCACCGTTGCTCGCACAGGTGCGCGCCGCTGCCCCGCAGATCGCCGCGTATTACGAAGGTCGCGAGTTCGGCAAGGCGCTGCGTCTGGTGATGGAACAAGCCGACGCGATCAACGGTTACGTCGATACGGTCAAGCCGTGGGATCTGGCCAAGGACCCGGCACAGGCTGCGGCGCTGCACGAGGCTTGCTCGGTGTGTCTGGAAGCGTTCCGCTTGCTGACGCTGTACCTCAAGCCGGTGCTGCCGACGACGTCGCAAGCGGTGGAGCAGTTCCTGAACATCGCCCCGCAGACGTGGCAGGACGTGAACCGTCCGCTCACCGCCGATGCCGCCATCAACGCGTACAAGCATCTGATGACGCGCGTCGAAGGCAAGCAGGTCGAAGCGCTGCTCGCCGCCAACCGCGACTCGCTGCAAGCGACGGCCCCGGCGGCCGACGCCGCAGCAGCGAAGGGCAAGGACAAGGCGGCGAAGTCCGAAAAATCGGAGAAGGCTGACAAAGCATCCGAGAAGGCCGACGACGGCATCATCACCATCGACGACTTCGCCAGGATCGATCTGCGCATTGCACGCATCGTCGATTGCAAGGCCGTCGAAGGGTCGGACAAGTTGCTGCAGCTCACGCTCGACGTCGGCGAAGCACAAACGCGCAACGTCTTCTCCGGCATCAAGTCGGCGTATCCGCAGCCCGAAGTGCTCGTGGGCAAGCTGACGGTGATGGTCGCTAACCTCGCGCCGCGCAAGATGAAGTTCGGCATGTCGGAAGGCATGGTGCTCGCCGCTTCGGCCGCCGACGGGAAGGCCGAACCGGGCATCTACATTCTTGAGCCGCACAACGGCGCGAAGCCCGGCATGCGTGTGAAGTAA
- the bamE gene encoding outer membrane protein assembly factor BamE domain-containing protein has translation MGLLASLLGLFGCDQQQIDKVREKARDTFNAVKPDDLMLRDLKPGVTTEAQVRDQMGKPEIVWENDDGSRRLEYPRSPGGLRTYMVDIAADGKLRSVTQALAAENFQQVQPGMSQDDVRRLLGKPTTVAEYRLKKETVWSWRWLEDGVNTPGIFNAHFGPDGRVTVTSRSPDPASERP, from the coding sequence ATGGGATTGCTTGCGAGTCTGTTGGGACTGTTCGGCTGCGATCAGCAGCAAATCGACAAGGTGCGTGAAAAGGCGCGGGACACGTTCAACGCCGTCAAACCGGACGATCTGATGCTGCGCGACCTCAAACCGGGCGTCACGACCGAGGCGCAGGTGCGCGATCAGATGGGCAAGCCGGAGATCGTGTGGGAGAACGACGACGGTTCGCGCCGTCTCGAATATCCGCGCTCCCCGGGCGGGTTGCGGACCTATATGGTCGACATTGCCGCCGACGGCAAGCTGCGCAGCGTGACACAGGCGCTCGCGGCGGAGAATTTCCAGCAGGTGCAGCCGGGCATGTCGCAGGACGACGTGCGACGTCTGCTCGGCAAGCCGACGACGGTCGCGGAATATCGTCTGAAGAAGGAGACGGTGTGGAGTTGGCGCTGGCTCGAGGACGGCGTGAACACGCCGGGCATATTCAACGCCCATTTCGGCCCTGACGGCCGCGTCACGGTGACGTCGCGCTCGCCGGATCCGGCGTCGGAGCGGCCGTGA
- a CDS encoding autotransporter assembly complex protein TamA, protein MRVRHPATRLASLTALACGLCAPGLAQADYRVRVDAPKEIAKLLKDNLDVVRYASRDDIGEAQFEHIVATIGEQVQELTSTEGYFSPVTHVDVATVNGKRDVDIKVEAGPRTHIKDVDLKFTGPVAEQDPQRVEQLRNAWELPADAPFRQPDWDKAKNDTLFQLGQKRYHAAKMTFSRAVVDADNDAASLAATYESGPPFTLGPLVITGTRRYPAQIIRNVNPLSEGEAFDADRLQELQRQIQATPYFSNVIISVTEDPAKAELAPVEVKVREFPEHRVQSGVGYTTDTGASINGRYSYYNLFGKAWTFDSQARLEQYRQGGYAEIGMPPDESAYTNSLRGSFDRTYLNGLDQRSTQVGIKRARSRERYDWAYTLDFYRTDERPDGGERFLNKALVPAFSWNRRDVDDLIFPRKGNIINTQLGFAAKPLLTDQSFARLYGRIRQYFPVGQRDRVLARLELGAVLTNGNSNRIPSSLLFFAGGTSSIRGYTYQSIGRQQNGTTFPTKYLATASLEYQRWVTRDWGGAVFWDVGTATDDYRHPTPLYHGVGLGVRWRSPVGPVNLDLGYGVHDRRFRPSISLGVAF, encoded by the coding sequence CTGCGCGTTCGCCACCCGGCCACCCGACTGGCGAGTCTGACGGCGCTGGCTTGCGGCCTGTGCGCACCCGGTCTGGCGCAAGCCGACTATCGGGTGCGCGTCGACGCGCCCAAAGAAATCGCCAAGCTCCTGAAGGACAACCTCGACGTCGTGCGCTACGCGTCGCGCGACGACATCGGCGAGGCCCAGTTCGAGCACATCGTGGCCACCATCGGCGAGCAGGTCCAGGAGTTGACGTCGACGGAGGGTTATTTCTCGCCCGTCACCCATGTGGATGTCGCGACCGTCAACGGCAAACGCGATGTCGACATCAAGGTCGAGGCGGGCCCCCGTACGCACATCAAAGACGTCGATCTCAAGTTCACCGGCCCGGTCGCCGAGCAGGATCCGCAGCGCGTCGAGCAACTGCGCAATGCCTGGGAGTTGCCCGCAGACGCCCCGTTTCGCCAGCCCGACTGGGACAAGGCGAAGAACGACACCCTGTTCCAGCTGGGACAGAAGCGTTACCACGCCGCGAAGATGACGTTCTCACGCGCCGTCGTCGACGCCGACAACGACGCCGCCTCGCTCGCCGCGACCTACGAGAGCGGCCCGCCGTTCACGCTCGGGCCGCTGGTGATCACCGGCACGCGCCGCTATCCCGCGCAGATCATCCGCAACGTCAATCCGTTGTCCGAGGGCGAGGCCTTCGACGCCGACCGCTTGCAGGAACTGCAACGCCAGATTCAGGCGACGCCGTACTTTTCCAATGTGATCATTTCGGTGACGGAAGACCCGGCGAAGGCCGAGCTCGCGCCGGTGGAAGTGAAAGTGCGCGAATTCCCCGAGCACCGTGTACAAAGCGGTGTCGGTTATACGACGGACACCGGCGCGAGCATCAACGGGCGCTACTCGTACTACAACCTGTTCGGCAAGGCGTGGACGTTCGATTCGCAAGCGCGTCTCGAACAGTATCGGCAGGGCGGCTACGCCGAAATCGGCATGCCGCCTGACGAGAGCGCGTACACCAACAGCCTGCGCGGGTCGTTCGACCGCACGTATCTGAACGGTCTCGATCAGCGCTCGACGCAGGTCGGCATCAAGCGTGCGCGCTCGCGCGAGCGCTACGACTGGGCGTACACGCTGGACTTCTATCGTACCGACGAGCGTCCGGACGGTGGCGAGCGTTTCCTCAACAAGGCACTCGTACCTGCGTTCTCGTGGAACCGTCGCGACGTCGACGACCTGATCTTTCCGCGCAAGGGCAACATCATCAACACGCAGCTCGGCTTCGCCGCAAAGCCGCTGCTGACCGATCAGAGTTTCGCGCGGCTCTACGGCCGGATTCGCCAGTACTTCCCGGTCGGACAGCGCGATCGCGTACTGGCGCGCCTCGAACTCGGGGCGGTGCTGACGAACGGCAACAGCAACCGGATTCCGTCGTCGCTGCTGTTCTTCGCGGGTGGCACGTCGTCGATTCGCGGCTACACGTATCAGAGCATCGGCCGTCAGCAGAACGGCACGACCTTCCCGACGAAGTACCTCGCGACGGCAAGCCTCGAATATCAGCGCTGGGTCACGCGCGACTGGGGCGGCGCGGTGTTCTGGGACGTGGGCACGGCGACCGACGACTACCGGCATCCCACACCGCTGTATCACGGTGTCGGTTTGGGGGTGCGCTGGCGCAGCCCTGTCGGCCCGGTGAACCTCGATCTCGGATATGGCGTGCATGACCGGCGCTTCCGTCCGTCGATCTCGCTGGGGGTGGCCTTCTGA
- a CDS encoding Lrp/AsnC family transcriptional regulator — protein sequence MDKTDLAILENLQSDASRSLGELAEAVHLSPTPCWRRVQRLRESGVITGQVTLCDPQQLDLRVTAFVFIKAATHSEDWMVRFVAGARELPEIVEIHRMAGEIDYLLKVYLPDIAAYDRFYKKLIRVADLQDISASFSMETVKFTTALPVDHLR from the coding sequence GTGGATAAAACCGATCTCGCAATTCTCGAAAATCTGCAATCCGATGCCTCGCGCTCACTCGGAGAGCTGGCCGAAGCGGTGCATCTATCGCCCACGCCTTGCTGGCGGCGGGTGCAGCGTCTGCGCGAAAGCGGCGTGATCACCGGGCAGGTGACGCTGTGCGATCCGCAGCAACTCGACTTGCGCGTCACGGCGTTCGTCTTCATCAAGGCGGCCACGCACAGCGAGGACTGGATGGTCCGTTTCGTCGCGGGCGCACGGGAATTGCCCGAAATCGTCGAAATTCATCGCATGGCGGGCGAGATCGACTATCTGCTCAAGGTCTATCTGCCCGACATTGCAGCCTATGACCGTTTCTACAAAAAGCTCATCCGCGTGGCCGATCTTCAGGACATCAGCGCCAGCTTTTCGATGGAGACGGTGAAGTTCACCACGGCGTTGCCCGTGGACCACTTGCGATAA